Proteins found in one Camelus bactrianus isolate YW-2024 breed Bactrian camel chromosome 5, ASM4877302v1, whole genome shotgun sequence genomic segment:
- the GPR35 gene encoding G-protein coupled receptor 35 isoform X1, with translation MEGQEEGAGRVLLQTSAWTPATRRPAVLLSWASSPRTMDNRTCGQEKPGSAQVLYTYTGALLVLGLLLNGWALWVLCHRLQRWTETRIYMANLAVADLCLLCALPFFLHSLKRKSPTDTLLCQLSQGVYLVNRYMSISLVMAIALDRYVAVRHPLRARALRSPRRAVAVCAALWALVVSSLVLRWFLGRQEGGFCFSNSSRQSSYTTIFSLLGFYLPLAVLVFCSLQVVAALAPKPAADTGQVESTQKAARMVWANLVVFVVCFLPFHVVLTVQVATGLRSCALHLALDVTSKLSNANCCLDAVCYYYMAKEFQEASALAVPPSAKAHKSQESLCVTLA, from the coding sequence CCCCAGGACCATGGACAACAGAACCTGCGGCCAGGAGAAGCCTGGCAGCGCCCAGGTCCTCTACACCTACACGGGCGCGCTCCTCGTGCTGGGCCTGCTGCTCAACGGCTGGGCGCTCTGGGTGCTGTGCCACCGCCTGCAGCGGTGGACGGAGACCCGCATCTACATGGCCAACCTGGCCGTGGCCGACCTCTGCCTGCTCTGCGCCCTGCCCTTCTTCCTGCACTCCCTGAAGAGGAAGAGCCCCACGGACACGCTGCTCTGCCAGCTCTCCCAGGGCGTCTACctggtcaacaggtacatgagCATCAGCCTGGTGATGGCCATCGCCCTGGACCGCTATGTGGCCGTGCGGCACCCGCTGCGCGCCCGTGCGCTCCGCTCCCCGCGGCGGGCCGTGGCCGTGTGCGCGGCACTCTGGGCGCTGGTGGTCAGCTCCCTGGTGCTTCGCTGGttcctggggaggcaggagggcggCTTCTGCTTCTCCAACAGCTCCCGGCAGAGCTCCTACACCACCATCTTCTCGCTGCTGGGCTTCTACCTGCCGCTGGCCGTGCTGGTCTTCTGCTCCCTGCAGGTGGTGGCCGCCCTGGCCCCGAAGCCAGCGGCTGACACAGGCCAGGTGGAGTCCACCCAGAAGGCCGCCCGCATGGTCTGGGCGAACCTGGTGGTGTTCGTGGTCTGCTTCCTGCCCTTTCACGTGGTGCTGACCGTGCAGGTGGCCACGGGCCTGCGCTCCTGCGCCCTCCACCTCGCCCTTGACGTCACTAGCAAACTCTCGAATGCCAACTGCTGCCTGGACGCTGTCTGCTACTACTACATGGCCAAGGAGTTCCAGGAGGCGTCTGCGCTGGCCGTGCCCCCCAGTGCCAAGGCCCATAAGAGCCAGGAGTCTCTGTGTGTGACCCTGGCCTAG
- the GPR35 gene encoding G-protein coupled receptor 35 isoform X2 has product MDNRTCGQEKPGSAQVLYTYTGALLVLGLLLNGWALWVLCHRLQRWTETRIYMANLAVADLCLLCALPFFLHSLKRKSPTDTLLCQLSQGVYLVNRYMSISLVMAIALDRYVAVRHPLRARALRSPRRAVAVCAALWALVVSSLVLRWFLGRQEGGFCFSNSSRQSSYTTIFSLLGFYLPLAVLVFCSLQVVAALAPKPAADTGQVESTQKAARMVWANLVVFVVCFLPFHVVLTVQVATGLRSCALHLALDVTSKLSNANCCLDAVCYYYMAKEFQEASALAVPPSAKAHKSQESLCVTLA; this is encoded by the coding sequence ATGGACAACAGAACCTGCGGCCAGGAGAAGCCTGGCAGCGCCCAGGTCCTCTACACCTACACGGGCGCGCTCCTCGTGCTGGGCCTGCTGCTCAACGGCTGGGCGCTCTGGGTGCTGTGCCACCGCCTGCAGCGGTGGACGGAGACCCGCATCTACATGGCCAACCTGGCCGTGGCCGACCTCTGCCTGCTCTGCGCCCTGCCCTTCTTCCTGCACTCCCTGAAGAGGAAGAGCCCCACGGACACGCTGCTCTGCCAGCTCTCCCAGGGCGTCTACctggtcaacaggtacatgagCATCAGCCTGGTGATGGCCATCGCCCTGGACCGCTATGTGGCCGTGCGGCACCCGCTGCGCGCCCGTGCGCTCCGCTCCCCGCGGCGGGCCGTGGCCGTGTGCGCGGCACTCTGGGCGCTGGTGGTCAGCTCCCTGGTGCTTCGCTGGttcctggggaggcaggagggcggCTTCTGCTTCTCCAACAGCTCCCGGCAGAGCTCCTACACCACCATCTTCTCGCTGCTGGGCTTCTACCTGCCGCTGGCCGTGCTGGTCTTCTGCTCCCTGCAGGTGGTGGCCGCCCTGGCCCCGAAGCCAGCGGCTGACACAGGCCAGGTGGAGTCCACCCAGAAGGCCGCCCGCATGGTCTGGGCGAACCTGGTGGTGTTCGTGGTCTGCTTCCTGCCCTTTCACGTGGTGCTGACCGTGCAGGTGGCCACGGGCCTGCGCTCCTGCGCCCTCCACCTCGCCCTTGACGTCACTAGCAAACTCTCGAATGCCAACTGCTGCCTGGACGCTGTCTGCTACTACTACATGGCCAAGGAGTTCCAGGAGGCGTCTGCGCTGGCCGTGCCCCCCAGTGCCAAGGCCCATAAGAGCCAGGAGTCTCTGTGTGTGACCCTGGCCTAG